The proteins below come from a single Tachypleus tridentatus isolate NWPU-2018 chromosome 13, ASM421037v1, whole genome shotgun sequence genomic window:
- the LOC143239596 gene encoding uncharacterized protein LOC143239596, whose translation MMGPLSFVSCSVCGREYGSQSIKFHEPKCLEKWKSVTMIGPSSPQKTRLYSSIPSITTTTRWRCEKCKVIIPLNVKDNHLAACIKNLKSYSTNSVERPRTRTLERPTVLVTNTTRTPRPKTETLPRPTVDIDLPVVDISNINREDATKTATVHRRTNKPGIRTNGRTGRSKKSKLPIGYYHIGSRKPQSQSKPGLGINRAKHHHYSVFTITGHHSYVPMPCRTCHRSIAPEKLHSHGSNSQYELGTIIKHEEQKVEERLKNSLSPKRNTDINKHKRFQKFDSKITSSKSEEVKTDKASETNGQTKVEPKIILSSGLPKNNRNTGENNLTLVSSCKQTIKYRNSGKSDLTLVSSCNYRKSNRNIGAGDSTLVSSCDQTRNNQNIGEGDLTLVSSRDQTGNKVNIGESDSTLVSSRGQTKNNQNIGEGDLTLVSSCDQTRNKVNIGESDSTLVSSRDQTRNKVNIGESDSTLVSSRGQTKNNQNIGEDDLTLVSSCDQTRNKVNIGESDLTLVSLCNQTKNNQNIGESDSILVSSCDQTRNNQNIGEGDLTLVSSCDQTRNNQNIGEGDLTLVSSRDQTRNKVNIGESDSTLVSSCDQTRNNQNIGEGDLTLVSSRDQTRNKVNIGESDSTLVSSRGQTKNKVNIGESDSTLVSLRGQTKNKVNIGESDSTLVSSRDQTRNKINIGECDLTLVSSCDHTKNNQNIGESDLHLVSSCDHTKSNQNIGESDKTLVSSCDHTENNQNIGESDKTLVSSCDHTKTNQNIGESDSTLVSSSDERVRKKTSIVSDRRTVTNMPELDATDITKSETSTGKAVRGLRTILCYICGREFGTKSLAIHEPQCLEKWKRENDALPSDQKRSVPRKPHNSEALTRDEYNEASWKIFQSQLAPCPECGRTFFPDRLPIHQRACKGKNDNGGSKSNSFSVSETSDKDESPSVKKLVPRRCPLMTCYICGRQFGTKSISLHEPQCLRKWKLENDKHPFEQQRTVPKKSEPQIKENGTIDVGGMEDAAWKSHLQQLVPCGRCGRTFFPDRLTVHERNCKYLPSRKTSSATPSHKSNLSPPPNSSSLTLPQQMVIEKQQGNSFFLYFP comes from the exons ATGATGGGACCTCTTTCATTTGTAAGCTGTTCCGTGTGTGGTCGTGAGTATGGATCACAGTCAATCAAATTTCACGAACCTAAATGTCTAGAGAAGTGGAAATCTGTAACCATGATTGGTCCATCTAGCCCACAGAAAACACGTCTCTATTCTAGTATTCCTAGCATAACGACGACCACCAGGTGGCGGTGTGAAAAATGCAAGGTTATCATTCCCTTAAATGTCAAAGATAATCATTTGGCCGCCTGTATTAAGAACTTAAAAAGTTATTCAACTAATTCGGTAGAACGACCCCGTACACGGACGCTGGAAAGACCTACAGTGTTGGTTACTAACACCACAAGAACTCCACGCCCTAAAACCGAAACATTACCTAGGCCAACTGTTGACATTGATCTTCCTGTTGTCGACATCAGTAACATCAACAGAGAGGATGCGACGAAAACTGCCACTGTACATCGAAGAACAAATAAACCCGGGATTCGTACAAACGGACGTACTGGGCGAAGCAAAAAGTCTAAACTTCCCATCGGATATTATCATATTGGAAGCAGAAAGCCACAAAGTCAGTCCAAACCAGGTCTAGGGATCAATAGAGCGAAGCACCATCATTATTCTGTGTTTACAATAACTGGACATCATTCTTATGTTCCTATGCCCTGTCGCACTTGTCACAGAAGCATAGCTCCGGAAAAACTGCACAGCCACGGGAGTAACTCACAATATGAACTTGGAACCATCATCAAACATGAAGAGCAAAAAGTGGAAGAAAGATTAAAAAATAGCTTGTCTCCAAAACGAAATACGgacataaataaacataaaagattCCAAAAGTTCGACTCAAAAATTACTTCATCGAAATCTGAAGAAGTAAAAACAGATAAAGCCAGTGAAACAAACGGACAAACTAAAGTGGAACCAAAGATTATTTTGTCATCTGGTCTTCCTAAAAACAATCGAAATACCGGAGaaaataacttaacacttgtCTCTTCAtgtaaacaaactataaaataccGAAATAGTGGAAAAAGTGATTTAACACTTGTTTCTTCATGTAACTACAGGAAAAGTAACCGAAATATTGGAGCAGGTGACTCGACACTTGTCTCTTCATGCGACCAAACTAGAAACAACCAAAATATTGGAGAAGGTGACTTGACTCTTGTCTCTTCACGTGACCAAACTGGAAACAAGGTAAATATTGGAGAAAGTGACTCGACACTTGTCTCTTCACGTGGCCaaactaaaaacaaccaaaatattgGAGAAGGTGACTTGACACTTGTCTCTTCATGCGACCAAACTAGAAACAAGGTAAATATTGGAGAAAGTGACTCGACACTTGTCTCTTCACGTGACCAAACTAGAAACAAGGTAAATATTGGAGAAAGTGACTCGACACTTGTCTCTTCACGTGGCCaaactaaaaacaaccaaaatattgGAGAAGATGACTTGACACTTGTCTCTTCATGCGACCAAACTAGAAACAAGGTAAATATTGGAGAAAGTGACTTAACACTTGTCTCTTTATGCAACCaaactaaaaacaaccaaaatattgGAGAAAGTGACTCGATACTTGTCTCTTCATGTGACCAAACTAGAAACAACCAAAATATCGGAGAAGGTGACTTGACACTTGTCTCTTCATGCGACCAAACTAGAAACAACCAAAATATTGGAGAAGGTGACTTGACTCTCGTCTCTTCACGTGACCAAACTAGAAACAAGGTAAATATTGGAGAAAGTGACTCGACACTTGTCTCTTCATGCGACCAAACTAGAAACAACCAAAATATCGGAGAAGGTGACTTGACTCTTGTCTCTTCACGTGACCAAACTAGAAACAAGGTAAATATTGGAGAAAGTGACTCGACACTTGTCTCTTCACGTGGCCAAACTAAAAACAAGGTTAATATTGGAGAAAGTGACTCGACACTTGTCTCTTTACGTGGCCAAACTAAAAACAAGGTTAATATTGGAGAAAGTGACTCGACACTTGTCTCTTCACGTGACCAAACTAGAAACAAGATAAATATTGGAGAATGTGACTTAACACTTGTCTCTTCATGCGACCAtactaaaaacaaccaaaatattgGAGAAAGTGACTTGCATCTTGTCTCTTCATGCGACCATACTAAAAGCAACcaaaatattggagagagtgacAAGACACTTGTCTCCTCATGCGACCATACTGAAAACAACcaaaatattggagagagtgacAAGACACTTGTCTCCTCATGCGACCACACTAAAACCAACCAAAATATTGGAGAAAGTGATTCGACACTAGTTTCTTCGTCTGACGAAAGAGTTCGCAAAAAAACGTCAATCGTTAGTGATAGAAGAACAGTAACGAATATGCCTGAATTAGATGCCACTGACATTACTAAATCCGAAACATCAACTGGCAAGGCCGTCAGAGGGCTAAGAACtattttatgttacatatgtGGGCGTGAATTTGGAACAAAGTCACTCGCAATTCATGAACCTCAGTGCTTAGAG AAATGGAAACGGGAGAATGACGCGTTACCGTCTGACCAAAAGCGTTCTGTACCCCGAAAACCTCATAATTCTGAAGCTCTAACGAGGGATGAATATAACGAAGCATCATGGAAGATATTTCAGTCGCAATTGGCACCATGTCCTGAATGCGGGCGTACGTTTTTCCCGGATCGCCTTCCAATCCATCAGAGAGCGTGCAAGGGCAAAAATGACAACGGTGGAAGTAAATCAAATAGCTTCAGCGTATCTGAAACATCGGATAAAGACGAGTCG CCTTCAGTGAAGAAGCTAGTACCAAGAAGATGTCCTCTGATGACTTGTTATATATGTGGCCGACAGTTTGGTACCAAATCCATCTCTCTGCACGAACCACAATGTCTTCGAAAGTGGAAGTTAGAAAACGATAAGCACCCGTTCGAACAACAAAGAACAGTGCCCAAAAAATCCGAACCTCAGATTAAAG AGAATGGTACTATTGATGTAGGTGGAATGGAAGACGCCGCTTGGAAAAGCCACCTACAGCAACTGGTTCCATGTGGACGCTGTGGTCGAACGTTTTTTCCCGATCGCTTGACAGTGCACGAACGAAATTGTAAATATTTGCCTTCTCGTAAGACCTCGTCTGCAACACCATCCCATAAAAGCAACCTTTCACCTCCCCCAAACAGTTCGTCGCTCACGCTACCTCAGCAAATGGTGATAGAGAAACAACAAGGaaattcattttttctttactttccttAG